The Hyla sarda isolate aHylSar1 chromosome 2, aHylSar1.hap1, whole genome shotgun sequence genome includes the window agcACTTCTGCCcgtagttcatctacacagggtgcctccagctgtttccccactgcatctattggctgtcagggcatgctgggagttgtagtggggaaacaactagaggcaccctgtataggtgaacaccggtgCACATACCGCTCCCCACTGCGCAGCCCGCCACGCAGCCTTCAACCCCCCGCTCCCTTGGCCCCGTcgcgccgctcaactcactccccctcccccttagttcacccagagtaccccctctctgctgcacagcccgcaaccccccccccccggccccgccacttcgctcaacccactcccgcttagttcacctattcagtgtccctccaggcttccccactacaactcccagggcatgctgggagttgtagtggggaaactgaaggcatactgtataggtgaacagtatatacaatacttgaacatatacataatacatgtatacataatacagtgaacataatactttaccttgtccccgagcctgcgcgcgtcctcctccttcaaagtgctcgctcccgcctgtctgattgacaggcgggagcgagcacagcagtgattgaatttcgactcattgccaggcttcaacgagtcgaaattcagtggtgacgtcactgctgaatgcattcggtcactaggagggcgacccctagtggccgaatttaaaagtgattttaaacttttaaaatcgcttttttaaattaaactatattagagatatgttgtagtacttaagtactacaacatatcaattttttgttatcatgacagtgcccatttaaacatatgTGCCCATTTATTTCTTATTGTTGCTATCTTTGGACGGGACGGCTGCAGTCAGGAATAAGTACAAATGtgcttcccattgttgtgtatgttacaCAACCAACTGTTGTTGGTTAAATAATATATATGATATTTATTGAGTTTTTAATGCCATGAACCAGTAAATACAGATAAGTGCAAATCACCTTCACATCAAGGCCACAGAAAACattacaaaaaattattttccacatttacaatttttttttttgcataaatcttAGTTCTTTGCCGATTTAATAGTTTTATTAGTAAGTggaagaaaacaataaaaaaataaatagattatCGGTTCCATACGGATTCAAGAAGTGAAGGATTTCATGCTATATGATTTCGGCGGTAAGTCTTTTCTCCTGTTTGGTCAGCTCCTTTATATTCTGCGGGGTCTCGGCCGTAGCTGTAGATGGTGTTGACTTTTTCAGTGAAACTTGCATAGGGCTCCACTTCTTCCTCAAACTGAATATAAAATTAGAAAGTAagtaatacaaatatacatatgtaaaaaaaaatttttttatgttaaccataattaaaaaaaaaatgttttgatgatgtttttttcaaattttccattttactctctatattttataataatccttaAATCTTGCAGTTCTCATTCTGGCTACTagacctaaaactaagctgagacttcctgttctgtacaaatCCTTTCCGAGGATGCCTCTCTTTTCAGTTCAGACAGGATTGCAGTGAaaagtgacaccagtatatagataacactggatccaccaccattcacaagaGAGATAAGCATCCCCCTACCTATAGAATGACCCCTGAAAAGGTCTCAGATAAAATCTCCAATTCATGTAAATGAGACAGCTCcagtctattgttgtctatgtccatggggaTTGTCCTAAACAATTTCACAACATTTtgttaaaacagctcaggcaagatggatgcccccataataatgtacaaaaaaaaataaaaaaattgcaatcAGAAAATATGAACTGATTagaaaagaaagaacatgtttcagtatctggctctaatcaggAAAAAAACTATCTAGGTGATACATTGCATAATTAAGTTGGTAGCAAAGTTAATGAAATCACATACTTGTATATAAAGCCACATACTTGTATATAAAGCTCTATACTGGGGCTACACTGCAACTTTTTACAGCACAACTaattgattttacagtggttatcCAGGATAATATAAACATAAGAGCTTTCTCCCACAGTACTCCCCGAGATCTCCCGGCATACTATATACTTCAGCTcacctatagagatacatggaggggcatgtcaggctgggcaggagattgcggtagaggtccaaccgctgggataagatgttctgtacaggagttcccctttaaaggggtactccactggccagcattcggaagtaaatgttacgAACGCTGTATTTGCGCTACGGGAGTTGGCCATGCCCATCATgatatcatggccatgcccccttaatgcaagtctatgggagggggcgtgacagcccccatagcgcaaaaacagcgttcggaacatttactttcgaaagctggccagtggagtacccctttaaatcaatgaacaaaTTAAAGTGCTGACAGATCAAgtatctaataataataataattaataataaatcagTTCTCACCACAGGGTTGTCAGGTGTGGCCAGACTCTCCTTATTCATGCTAAAACAAGTTCTGGAGAGATATAAGTGAAATTTTTTAAGCATTTATTATGGTCATCAGATCTCAACAGTATTATTTAATGCAGTATAATGTGCatttctgagtttttttttaataaaaaaaaaaaaaagtggaggttCGATCCAGAGACCTTCATCAGACACAAATTAGAGAAGAACGCTGCAGTGAGTGCAAGACCTGGTGCATGGTGTATTAACATGCATTTTCGAGGAAGAACCATCCTCTTCATTAGGTCTTTTCTAACAATGCATTTTGAGGAAGAACTGTCCTCTTCATCAGGACAACATGTTTCAAGGAAGAACTATCCCCTTCATCAGGTCCAACAGGATAGCATGTTTCAAGAGAAATTATCCTCTTCTTTAGGTCCATCAGGACAACGTATTATGAAGAAGAACTATGGTCTTCTTCAGACTTATCTGAGAAATGTGTTTCAAGGAAGAACcatcctcttcatcaggtccagcaGGACAACATGTTTCGAGGATGAACCATCTTATTCATCAGGTCTACCAGGAGGGTCGGGGCATTCTTCCTTTGAATAGTGTTGCCCTATCTGTTCCTAATgaatcttttattattttatatgccTGGGATGGCTGTTTGAAtttgcactcccggtcagcgtcTGTATCTTTGGTCAACCTACTCTGTCCTAGAATTTGATCCACAGCTAGCTACTGGCTATGACCACCAGTCCACTATACCCTCTACATTATgcctgtgtttcccaactagcGTGCTGtcatctgtccgggcatgctggaagtcgtagttttgcaacatctggagccatCCTGGTAGGGAAGCACTGCACTATGCCCTCTTTGATGTTTTGCTTGGCGTGTAACCCACATAGGTGAGTAAAgtgcctttaacctcttaaggacccaggacgtatgggtacgcatcatatcgcggcgggcccagcgtcatagtgaagccgggacccgcctctaatagcgcgcggcactgatcgctgtgccgcgcgctattaaccctttagccgcgcgctcaaagctgagctgcacggctaaaaactaaagtgaaagttgacggttagctcagggagcttttCGGGATGGCCGCGGTataatcctgaacagctgtagcacaggaggaggtcttattaccttctcctgtgctgtccgatcgcagaatgaatgcttcaagcctgagatccaggcttgagcattcaattgccgaaaaaaaatgattgatccattcctatggagatggatcaatcagtgtaaaagatcagttaatgcaatgttatagcgccccctataggagctataatgttgcataagaaaagtgtaaaaaaatcattaaccctttcaattatcccttcccctaataaaagtttgaatcacccggcatttccaagaataaaaaaaacacagtgtaaataataataaaaataaacatatgtggtatcgccgcgtgtagaaatgtccgaattataaaaatataccgcttttttaACCACTCGcttaatggcgtatgcgcaaaaaaattcaaaagtccaaaatagcgcattttttatcactttttataccacaaaaaagtgaataaaaagtgaacaaaaagtctgatcagaacaaaaatggtactgctaaaaacttcagatgacggcgcaaaaaattagccctcatagcgccctgaacacagaaaaataaaaaagttataggggtcagatgatgaccattttaaacgtataaattttcctgcatgtattcatgatttttttctgaagtgatacaaaatcaaacctatacaagtaggttatcattttaaccgtatggacctacagaataaagataaggtatcatttttgcctaaaaatgtactgcgtataaacggaagcccccgtaacttacaaaatagtgttttttcatcaattttgtcgcacattgatttttttttcccatttcaccgtagatttttgggtaaaatgactaatgtcatgacaaattagaattagtgatgcaaaaaataagccatcatatagaattttaggtgaaaatttttaagagttatgattttttaaagttaaggaggaaaaattgaaaatgaaaaaacggaaaaagcccgggtccttaaggggttaagatattgGCCCCTCTTCTGTTCCCCTTTTGTTTCTGCTTATCTTATAgaacaggcataggcaaccttcggcactgcagatgttttcgactacatctcccatgatgcttttgcaGCATTTTAACTGAAAGGGCATCATGGTAGAACTACCTGGAGATGTTTGTCTTTGCTGTCATAGTAAaaccaaaaaacaataaatgtactatatatatatatatatatatatatatatatatatatttttttttttttttccaaagaagTACCTGAGATCTGATCGCTTCCAAAACAATATGATTCCAAGAAGCAGCACGAACAGCACGAGGAAAGCTATTACACCAAGGATTACGATTAATTGATTTGATtctaaaggtttaaaaaaaaaataataataataatagtgaataTGTGGTACATTTGCTGCaccttaaaatgtaaaatttaccaTAAATAATCAGTAATACTAGTCAAATAACATCAATATTAGCCCCTAAAAGAGGGGTTgtaatttaaatgggtactccggtggaaaaaatgttttaaaatcaactagtgctagaagttataaattacttcaatttaaaaaagtatagtattatagtgtattgtagtattcagcagctaataagtactggaaggattaagattttttaatagaagtgacttaatccatccagtactgatcagctgctgtatgctccagaggaagctgtgtagtcctttccagtcggaccacagtgctctctgctgccacctctgtctgtgtcaggaactgtccagaataggagaaaatccccatagcaaacctctcctgctctggacagttccttacatggacagaggtgtcagcagagagcactgtggttagactggtaAGAACTGctccacttcctgtggaacatacagcagctgataagtactggaaggattaagattttttttatagaagtcatttacaaatctatataactttctggcaccagttgatttaaaaaaataaaataaaaaaataataataataatgtgttttccatcggagtaccccttttccttttcatattctGTTGGAACATATGGTGGAATAAGTGATACAAACCAGAAGGAGGTCTTTTTCTGAAATGTCTTTCTATAGAACTTTTAAAAGTGGGATGAGACACGATGCAGGTAACGTCTGTGAAATTGGTGGAGTTGTATGAACTGATGACTGTAATGGTTGTGTTCTTCTTTATAATGATCTCTTGAGACGTTACTGTGTTTGGATTCTTTGGGATCCAGGAGATATTTGCTGCTGGTTTCCCACGGATGGCTTGGCACTCtggatatccattttcattaGTCTTTACTAAAATAAATGGTTCAgctaaaagtacaaaaaaaatgaagaaataaaaaaaaaaaattattccaagtcttgttttaaaataatatttttcagaTTATTGTATGTGAGTAAAACATTAAAATGACACCACAATTTTATGTACAAAATGCCAACcttcaaatttttattgtgaatatctcaaattcgcgaatattgcaaatatattcgctgcATATTCAAAATTGGGAATATTATCTtttttcgcatattcgcatatgtcaatatgcgcatattccttcttttcacttgtgggccaattagaatgatgcaaatacacttgtcagaggttatcaacaacatccctagcaaccaatagtaaagttgcccactccccccctcactgttttcttcctcaaatacgcgaatattcacatatgcgaatataacgatcgtgaatataggacgaatattcatctatatatttgtgaaatctcgtgaatttgaatatgggcaatgccgctcatcactactcattagtacatacagtatatacagaagaccGGACGACCCGCTCAAAagagacaacccccccccccataaaaacaaACCTGATTgcagcttctaaagcgaaagtgaaagtatcccggctagtcagtcgggctgttcgggacagccgaggtgaaatcgcggcgtcccgaacagcttacaggacaccgggagggaccttacctgcctcctcggtgtccgatcgacgaatgactgctccgtgcttgagatccaggcaggagcagtcaagcgccgataacactgatcacaggcgtgttaatacacgcctgtgatctgtgaaaaagatcagtgtgtgcagtgttataggtccctatgggataaaaatgatcagtataagagatcagtgtgtgcagtgttataggtccctatgggataacaatgatcagtataagagatcagtgtgtgcagtgttataggtccctatgggataaaaatgatcagtataagagatcagtgtgtgcagtgttataggtccctatgggataaaaatgaacagtataagagatcagtgtgtgcagtgttataggtccctatgggataacaatgatcagtataagagatcagtgtgtgcagtgttataggtccctatgggataacaatgatcagtataagagatcagtgtgtgcagtgttataggtccctatgggataaaaatgatcagtataagagatcagtgtgtgcagtgttataggtccctatgggataacaatgatcagtataagagatcagtgtgtgcagtgttataggtccctatgggataaaaatgaacagtataagagatcagtgtgtgcagtgttataggtccctatgggataacaatgatcagtataagagatcagtgtgtgcagtgttataggtccctatgggataacaatgatcagtataagagatcagtgtgtgcagtgttataggtctctatgggataataatgatcagtataagagatcagtgtgtacagtgttataggtccctatgggacctataacactgcaaaaaaaaaaaaaaaaagtgttaataaaggtcatttaacccattccttaataaaagtttgaattacccccctttttcccataaaaaaaataaaacagtgtaaataaaaaaaaataaacatatgtggtatcgccgcgtgcgtaaatgtccaaactataaacacatatcattaattaaaccgcacggtcaatggcgtacacgcaaaaaaattccaaagtccaaacaagtgtattttggtcactttttataccattaaaaaatgaataaaaagtgatcaaaaagtctgatcaaaacaaaaaacatagcattaaaaacttcagatctcggcgcaaaaaatgagccctcataccgccccctacgtggaaaaataaaaaagttataggggtcagaaaatgacatttttaaacgtataaattttcctgcatgtagttatgattttttccagaagtacgacaaaatcaaacctatataagtaggggatcattttaaccatatggacctacagaataatgataaggtgtcatttttaccgaaatatgcactgcgtagaaacggaagcccccaaaagttacaaaatggcgttttttcttcgattttgtcgcacaatgatttttttttccgtttcgccgttaatttttggataaaatgactaatgtcactgcaaagtagaattggtgatgcaaaaaataagccataatatggatttttaggtggaaaattgaaagggttatgatttttagaaggtaaggaggaaaaaaacgaaagtgcaaaaactgaaaaaccctgagtccttaaggagttaatatagTAATGTAGGTCAAAAGGTTGAAAAAAATCCATCTAGTTCAATCCATATCCCTTTTGTGTCCCtaatgtgttgatccagaggaaggtaaaacATTTTCTATGACATAGAGAACAAAGAGGGTCTCAGCACCTTTCTACCTGTTACTTCACACCTGTTACCTATGTGCTGAAGATCCCGATAGTAGTAGGTACAACTGCTACATGTATAGACTGATGAACACCAACTGATGAAGAGTAAAATAAAAGAACGGAGCACTAACCGGTACTTGTAGTAGAATATTCCTTTATTATTGCGGGTACATCTTGTGCGAGGGAGCGGACTGCCCGATGTCGCTCTTGGTAGTCCGCTCCCCCACACAAGATGTACCCTCAAGAATAAAGGAATATTCTACTACAAGTATCGGTCAGTGCTCCGTTCTTTTATTTTACTCTTCATCAGTTGATTTTCTATAACATAATATGTACTGAGTGAAGTGCTGAGAGTGATGCGGCAGTCCCATGTAACCCGGCTCTAGGCACACACAATCTTTTGTCAATGGAAAGGCTGCGCGTGCGTGATGCTATTATGGCGCATCCATCAACACTGTGTGCTTGTGATGGTGCTCGGGGAGTCCTTAGTGTTGTAGTGAGTGCAGTAAATCAGACACATGGAAGCAAGAAGAAGGTGCGAAACAAATTTACTTGTGACACTTCAGATGTAGACAGCAGTAACAGTTTGTTTCGCAAAGTCCCAAGCTGTAAGCACTGAAAGGGTTACTGTAGTGTGCAGAGGAGACATGTTTGCTGCAGTGTATCAGTGACCCAATAAACTTTGCTTGGAATAtgaattaaaggagaagtatcatgctgAAAATATGTAAAATTTAACGCGAAAATTactaatatgcgaatttagcgaatatatgacgaatattcgtccatatattcgcgaaatatcgcgaattcgaatatggcccatgccgctcaacactagtcatagcATTGATCCTGCTGAGACACGTGGCAGCTGGAGTGTCCTGGTGGTTATCCCCCCGAATCTGCAGTCGGTACTGCTAACCGGACCAGGACCACGAGGCAAGCAGCGCACGGTTTTCTCTATGTGCAATCGGGCTCTTTCAAAATTTTACCTGCAAGCTCCCTCTCGGATATAGTGGATAATGGACACCCTCAGCAAAGGGAAGCCTAGGTGtagaacttgttttttttttctgtctagttCTCTTTGTGGTCTCTCCTCTTTTTCaacttgtctttaaaggggtactccgctgccctgcttacggaagtttattgttccgaacactg containing:
- the LOC130358108 gene encoding cell surface glycoprotein CD200 receptor 1-B-like isoform X2, with the translated sequence MQWCWLVPIHLCNGVHGDIFTTQTARVEDDEVLHCQHSTENFIMVTWKGNFLNQPSCYLSNNRSITYGNCSNRMRVEIDKNETSLRIDKCTVFDEGNYTCEIVNKTGTFIHIVALNLLAEPFILVKTNENGYPECQAIRGKPAANISWIPKNPNTVTSQEIIIKKNTTITVISSYNSTNFTDVTCIVSHPTFKSSIERHFRKRPPSESNQLIVILGVIAFLVLFVLLLGIILFWKRSDLRTCFSMNKESLATPDNPVFEEEVEPYASFTEKVNTIYSYGRDPAEYKGADQTGEKTYRRNHIA
- the LOC130358108 gene encoding cell surface glycoprotein CD200 receptor 1-B-like isoform X1, producing MKFREKNFLTCQLLWLVCAVIVKSDIFTTQTARVEDDEVLHCQHSTENFIMVTWKGNFLNQPSCYLSNNRSITYGNCSNRMRVEIDKNETSLRIDKCTVFDEGNYTCEIVNKTGTFIHIVALNLLAEPFILVKTNENGYPECQAIRGKPAANISWIPKNPNTVTSQEIIIKKNTTITVISSYNSTNFTDVTCIVSHPTFKSSIERHFRKRPPSESNQLIVILGVIAFLVLFVLLLGIILFWKRSDLRTCFSMNKESLATPDNPVFEEEVEPYASFTEKVNTIYSYGRDPAEYKGADQTGEKTYRRNHIA